A region of the Candidatus Eisenbacteria bacterium genome:
CAGGGCATCCACGTCGATCCCGGAATCCGGTTCGTCCATGAGAACGATCCGCGGCTTCATCGCGAGGATCGAGGCGAGCTCGATGCGCTTCCGCTCCCCGCCGCTCAGGGTCTTGTCCACCGCGCGCGAGGCGTACCGCTCCGGATCGAGGCCGACGCGGAGGAGCGCGTCCCGCACCTTCTCGTCCGAGCCGTTCTTCGCGCCCGCGAGGATGTAATCGCGCACGAGGAGCCCCTCGAAACGGGCGGGCTCTTGCCAGCCGAGCGTGATCCCGCGGCGGGCCCTCTCGTCGATCGGAACCTCGCGAAGCGACTCGCCGTCGAGAAGCACATCCCCCTCGTAGTCCTGATAGCCGGCGAGGCCCATGATCGTGTTCGCGAGCGTCGACTTCCCCGCCCCGTTCGGCCCGATGAGCGCGTGCACATGGCCCGGCCAGAAATCGATCGTGACGTGCTGAAGAATCGGCTTCCCGCCGAGCGTCATCGATAGGTTCCGGATCTCGAGACGGCCGTTCCCGGTCGGTTTCTCCCCGGCGGGGGTTTGCTCTCTATTCATTTCTTCCCCTTTGGCTGCGATCGTAGCACAACGGCCCGGCGACGGGAAGATCCGAGGACGGCTTCGAATGAAAGCCCGCAGCCGAGTTGGTGAACCCCGGTCAACGGTTGACGGAGCATCCTTGTTTCATGTCTCGTGGGAACCGTGCGATTGATACCCGCTGCCGCGAGAGCGGCGCGATCCTCTCGGTTGCGCCCTCTCTCGTTCGTCGAAGAGGAGGGGGTATTGACAGTTGGCCCGCTTCGCGCTAAGCTGTCAACATCGGTAGAGGAGCGGAGCGTCGGGTCGGTCGTTTCTGCCCGAGAAACAATTTAGTCTTTTACGTATCGAAAAGGAGAGCATCAACCAAGCGAGGCATCTTTGTCTCTGTTTCCGCCGGGAACGGATGCGGGGACCCGGGCGGCGGCCCGGAATCGGGTGCGAGCGATCGGTCCGACAGCCCGAGGAGGGTGAAGGACCGTGGACACGAAGCGCGTTCATCGATTTGGATACCGATGGGGAGAGCGTCCCGATCGAAAGGTGGACCTCCACTCGCTCAGAGACGGGGAGGCGTTCAACCTCATCGCTTCCGTGTTCTACGAAGAGGGCTATCTGGGCGGCGAGATCTTCATCAACACACCGATTCCTGAACCTGAGAACCTCGTTCCGGTCGACGATTCCTTTCTGAAGCCGTCCGACATTCTGCTCGTGACCACTCGTCTCCCGATGGACGATGTGTACAGCAAGCCTCGCAGGGCCTCGTGCCCCAGCTACACGATGCTCGAGGCCAAGATCTTCGAGTCTCTTCGGGTGTGCTTCGAGATGTGCTCGAGGGACATGATCAAGCTCGCGCGGTTCCTGGCGGATCGTCTGCCCCAGAAATACGCGGACCGAGCGCAGATCCAATTCCGGCAGAACCAATCCGCGGATTACTTGTTCGTCAGAAGCCACGAGAAAGCTCGCTGGAGGGAGTTCGAAGAAGGCCGCCGCACGGCCCTCTTTCTCATCTTCCTCGCCGAACCGTGGCCGAACGGCCCGCAGCTTCTGGCTGCTTTCGGCGTCGGCGGCAACGAAACGCTCTTCTGGGCACGCCTCCTTACCACCCGTCTGCGAAAGGAGCTGGAGATTCGATCCTCGCGGTTCGTTATGGCGGAGATGAAGCAGGGGCGGATTCCCCGTCGCCCGAGCGACCTTCGTTTCGTGGACGATTGGGAGGTCCGCATGCTTCTGAATGTCCCGATCGAGGAGGCTACGTTCCGCCGCGCCAGCTAGCCTCGGTCTTTCTATCCTCTCGCCCGCGGAGCCAGCGTTGCACCACGCCGGCTCCGTGCGGTTTCGCGGCGAAACAAGTTTCGCGGCCGGTTTCTTCCCGCACCAATCTCACAGGGCAGACCTTGTGTTTTACGATGTTAAGGGAGCTTCGATCCGCCGAGCGCTCGGAAAGCACGTTTGGGCTTCCCGAAGGAAAGCGCCCAGATCGATGAGCCTCCGCCGCGCGCGGAGTTCGAAGACGCGATCCGAACGGCCGCCGGATCGCGTTTCCCGCGCGGGCCGCCCGATCCCCCGTCGGACCGGAGGAGACCTCGCATGTTCATGCCCGAGAAAGACCCGAAAGTCGAAGCCCAGGAGATCTTGAACAAGATGATGGAGGTCATGGAGGCCATCATTCGAAAGGAGAGAGAAGTCGTGCGTCTCTCGGAGCGAACGGAGCTGTTGGCAGACGATATCGCGCTCGAGGTCAAGGATTGTGTGGATCTCGCCCGCGGGCTTCTCTCAGTGCTCGCCGACGACGCGGTTCGCCTTCCGATCGCGATGGATGGGCGCTGCATCCCGAGACCCCGATCGAAGAGGAAGCGGAGGCTGCTCGAAGAGATCGCGCGCCGCGGCGTCGCATCGCTCACGATCGATCAGACACCGGACGGATCCGCGCGCGTGCGCGTCGAGGGCGGCGACTCCTTCGATATGCCGCGGATGGGCGCCGAGCTTCTCGCTCTTCTCGCGGAGCCCGGAGGAAGGAACTCGCCCGACGGCTTCGTCGGATGGAAGACGCCGGACGAGATCCGTTTCGCTCTTCGCAAGCGTCTCGGGAAGAAGGTCTCGCCCCGCGCGCTGGCTCAGGGAGTGTGCAGGCTTCGCGACCGGCTCAGCCGAAACGGCGTGAATCCGGAGCTCGTTCAGACGCGAAGAGGGGACGGGTACCGTTTCGCTTTGCGTATCAAGGAAACGCCCGGCCGCTTGTGATCTCCGAGAGACCGAGCGTCACCGGGCCCGAATCGAAAACGGTAACCCGAGGCGCGGCAACAGCCCCGGGACCTCCCCCCGCGGTGATCGCGCCCAGGTCCGGCCGGTCGGGGCCGGCAAGCCTCACAATCGCTTCCGGGCGAACGTGCCGCGCACGCGAAGGAGAAACACCCGTATGGCGCGTCTTTGGATCAAGGATGACGCGGGGGAATGGGCGGCTCTCCCTCTCGATTCGTCGGCGAGCTTCTACCCCCTCTCCGTGAACCCTCCGAGGGCCCTGGAGACGGCAGGGACGATCGACTCGGCCGCATGCGAAACGGTTCTTGTGTCAAGCGATGCCCCGGACGCCGCCGGATGGAACGAAGGTGCGTGGTTTCTTCTCTCTTCGTTGCGGAGCGGCGTTCTCGTCAACGGACTCCCCGTTTCCGCGGGCATCCGGTTGCTCGAAGACGGCGATGAGATCCGCGTGAGGGGATCCGGGATCTTCTATTTCTCCGCGGAACGCGCGGCGCGGCCGGAGACGTTCCAATCCGACTCGAAAGAAGCACGGTCCGTTCGGTGCCCGCGCTGTCTTCGGGAAATCCGGGACGGAGAGGCCGTTGTCCGGTGTCCCCGTTGCGGCGTTCTTCACCATCACCTCCCCGGCGAAGGGTACCCGTGTTGGACCTATGCCGGCGGATGCGCCGTCTGCGGCGGGAGCACATCCCTCGCGGACGAGCCGGAGTGGAGTCCCGATGAAATCTGAAGCATCAAGCATCGACGCGAAGGGGAATCACGCGCCCCGACCGGGGAAGCGAGTGGCCGTCGTCGGAGCGGGCGGGGTGATCGGCTCGCATCTCCTCCCCCATCTGGCGCGGATGACGGATGTCGAACGTGTGGTCCTCATCGACGGGGATTCGTACGAGCCGTCCAACCTCTACAGCCAGGACATCGCGCTCCCGGACATTGGCGAGCGGAAGGTCGCCGTTCAGGCGAGAAGGATGCGCCGCGTGAACCCGAGCCTCCAAGTAATCGCGCTCCCCCACCGCGTGGAGGAGATCCCCGCCGGTCTTCTTCGCGCGGACGCGGTGCTCGCCTGCCTCGACTCGCGGAGCGCCCGGCAGTATGTGAACGAGATCGCTTGGCGGCTCGGCGCGCCTTGGATCGATGCGGGGGTGGACGGCGACAATCTTCTCGCGAGGATCAACGTCTATCTCCCGAGCCGGGAGAACCCGTGTCTCGAATGCGGGTGGGGACCGCGCGACTACGAGCTGATCGAACAGAAATACGCGTGCTCGAGCTTGGAAGGCGCCGCTTCGCACGGGTTTTCGACGAACGCGCCGTCGCATCTCGGGGCGCTCGCGGCGTCGCTCCAAATCGCGGAGTGCCGAAAGGTGCTCGACGGCGTCTTCGACCCCGCGTCCGCCGCCGAAGAGCTTCTCGTCGATGCCAGGCACAAGCGGCTCTTTCGAACGAGCGCGAGGCGGAATCCGGACTGCCTCATGGATCACTCGGTCTGGGCGCTCGACAAGGCGATCGGCGTTCCGGAAAGCGCGCCCCTTTCCGAGTTGCCGGCATTTCGAAACGGCGCGCGCGGGAACGCGGGGTCGTTCTTTCAGGTCCTCGGAAGCCGGTTCGTGAAGAGGCTCACGTGCACCGCGTGCGGCACGGCGGAGGAAGTCTGGCGGCTTCAGCGGTCGATCGCCGCGGCGGATCGCAATTGCCCCGCTTGCGGAGGAATGCGGGTCGCCGCGGGATTCGACGTCGCCGATCGTCTTTCGAGCGAGGAGGTCCCGGAGTCGGTTCTCCGAAGGCCGCTCGGCGAGGTTGGAATGCGGCGCGAGGACATCCTTCGCGTCCTCGAAGCCGGGGAAGAGCATTGGATCGAGGTGATCGCAGGATGATCGCGGGTGATTTCCGATCGCCCGCTCGGGAGAAGCACCCGAGGCTCGGCCGCTTGGCGGCCCGGCCGGCGGTGATCGAGCCGTCCACGGGGGAGCGCCTCCCGCCGCGGTGTAGCCTCGTATCGGAGCGCCGCGGAAACGCGTGCGAAACGAAAGGGACGATGCCATGACCGATCGAGTCTACGAGTCGTTTCTCGCCGAGCAGCAGGAAGAAGGGCTTGCGCTCGCCGCGTCGTCCGATCTTCTCGATCTCGCGCCGATCGGGCCGAAACCCGCGCGCCGATACCTCGCGACGTTTCGCTGCAAGGGCCTCGTGAAGAATCGAAACGGCGAGATCGCGACCGCGGAGCGCTTTCAGGCGGGGATCCACTTCCCGCCCGACTACTTGCGATGCGCGAATCCGGCGGAGGTGCTCCACTGGATGACGCCCGAGGCGTTTCACCCGAACATCCGCTTCCCGATGATCTGCATCGGACGGCTCAAGCCGGGCACGCAACTAGCGGATCTTCTCTATCAGATCTTCGATCTGGTGTCGGGGAAGAAGCGGACGCTCCGCGAGGACGACGCGCTCAACCCGGAAGCGTGCGAATGGGCGCGCAATCATCCCGAGCGATATCCGGTGGATCCGCGGCCGCTCAAGAGACGGCGGGCCGCGGGGGGAGAAGAGCGGTGACGCGGGAACGAACCGCTGAACGGATCGAGGCGATCCTCGCCGGGCTCGCGGGAAACATCGAGAGGGCCGGAGCCGGGCGATGGCGCCTCGCCGAGAGAAGAGGTGAAGGAGCGATGGGGAGCGCGGAGCTTCGCGGCTCATGGGTTCTTCTCGAGGTCCCCGCGCGGACGCCGGACGAGGCGTCGAGCCTTTCGTTCCTTCTCGCGAACCGGCTCCTGCCGGGCGCGGGGAAGGCTGTCCTCTCGGACGCGGGTGAGACGATTCTCCGCGCGGAGATCCCCGCCGAGAACGGCGTCGATTGCGAGCAATGGATCACGGACACATGGTTTGGATTTCAAGAGTTTTCGGGCATTCTCGACCGGGTTCGCGGGGAGGAGCCGAACGAGGGACGCCTCGCGCGCGCCGGCGGCGAGCCCGGAGCGCCGGACGACCCGGAAGAGAAGGCTCTCGCGGCGTCGATCGAAGAGGCCGGCTGGTCCTTCGAGAGGCGCTCGGACGGCGTCTTTTCGGTCGATCTCGAGACCTCGCGCGGGCCTCGGCGGGCGCTCGCGAGGCGCATCGGGGATGGGAGCGTCCGCCTCGCCTCGCGGATCGGACGCTTCGGCTCGGGAGAGGAACGCGTTCTGGAGACGGCCGGTCTCTTCCTTCTTCGAGCCTTCTTCGGGATTCGGCTCGCGAGACCGGCCGCGGAGAAGGAAGACGACGGCGGGTTCGCGCTCGACTTCGAGGTCGCGCTTCACGGCTCCCCGTCGGCCCGCGCGATCGATCACGCGCTTCAGGCGCTCTCCGCCGCGCTCTTCGCTTGCGGCAAGGAGACGCCGAGCTTTCGAACGGAACGGATCGCTTCGGCGTACGCGCGCTCGCTCGGATGGGCTCTTCAGCCCGTCCCGGCGGCGCAGGAACTGGGACGAACCTAAGACACGAGGAGGACGACCATGTCGACACGGGAAAGCACGCTTGCGATCGAGGCAACGGACGTCAGCCGCCAGAAGAAGTTCAGCCTTTCGGATCTCGAAGAGGAGATGACGGTCGGCGAGCTGGTGGAGAACCTTCTGGAGGCGATGCGGATGCCGGCCGCCGACACGGCGGGACGGCCTCTCGCCTATCACGCGCGGCTCGAGCGCGAGGGGAGGCACTTGCACGCGTCCGAGACGGTCGGCGAGGCGCTCGAATCGGGAGATCTTCTCACGCTGCTCCCGAACATCGAGGCGGGCCGCCGCTGATCCGCGCGGTCTCTTTTGTGCGGGCCGCCCCGCAAGTGGCCGCGGAGAGTGGAGCATGAACGAGCACGAGTACCGCCTGGTCTTCTTCGGAGACGACGGCGGCCGGTTGGACGAGGTCGCGGTCCGTCCCGACTGGGAACCGGCGATCGAGTGGGCGCGCTTCTCCGCCCTTCGAAGCCTCCATCTCCCCGCGGAAGCCACGGGGGAGCGGATCGCGATTCGTCCCGACTGGGATCCCCGCGCGGGAGAGCCGTACGTGGAGAGCTTCGTCGTGGAGATCGAAACGAACGGCGCGCGAGCTTCCTCCTCGCTTCCGATCGCGTACCTCCGCGGTCAAGCGGAGAAAGAGGCCGAGCGCCTGGTCGAGAAGAAGCTGCTCCGCGCCGGCGATCCTTTCCTGTACGCGGTGAAGGCGCTTCGCTCCTTGGCGCCGCCGATCGATGATCGACACGTGAAGTTTCGGATCGTCGAGACGAGGACCTCGTTCCCCGCGCGGGAATCGAGGCTCTCTTCGTTCCTGGGGCGCTCGACTCCGGCCGGAGATCCGGCGGAGGGGGACTTCCCTTTCTTCATTCCTCATTCCGTGCTCGAGGAGGCGACGGCCCTTTGCCGCGCCGCCGCGGAGAAGGGAGTCGAGACGGCCGGCGTCCTCGCCGGATACCTCCGCCTCGACCGGAACGTTCCCGAGGCCTTCGTCGAGACGACCGTGCAGATCCCCGCGCGGCACACGAGGGCGGAGAAAGAGAAGGTGATCTTCACGCCGGAAACCTGGACGGATTTCCGCCGAGTTCTCGCGCGAAGAAACCGCGGGGAGATCCCGATCGGTTGGTACCACTCCCACCCGGTCGGAATCTGGGGACGGGAGAGCGCGGAGGGATCGAACGGGGGCGAGAAGTCCCGCGCGCGCGCGGACGGGTTCTTCTCCTCCCAGGACCGGCTCGTCCACCGGGCCGCCTTCCCGGCCGCCTACCATCTGGGGCTCGTGGTCACCGACCCGGGCGACTCGGATCCGACGATCGCTTGCTACGGATGGAGACGGGGAGAGATCGCGCGGCGCGGGTTCCACGTGACGAGACGCCGGCGTCGCGGGGGGGATCGCGATTGATGGCCGAACTGCCGAGGTATGAATCATGAGCCGTAGGATTCGAGAGACAATCGAGATGCGCGCGTTTCTCCTTCCGCTCCTCTCGTCCCCGGGGAACGGGCCGAGCCTCGACCAGAGGATCCGGCACCTTCAGATCTTCCGGGGAGACGGGACCGACCGCGAGAAGCAAGAGAGGATCGACCGGTTCCTTCTCGAGGAGATCGCTCGTTGTCGGGGCGGTCTCGAGCAGGCGGAAGAAGCACAGAACCAAATGAAGGCGCTCTTCGAGAAGGTCCTCGCGCCCCCTCTTCATCCGGCGGTCTTCCTCCGCTACGTGTCCGACGAAAGGACGCGCGCGCTGGTCGGCTGCCACTCCTCCCGCCGGGTCGTAACCATCTCGAACGAGAGCGAGGTCGGGCCGCTCGAGATCGGGGACGAGGTGCTCCTCAGCAATGAACAGAACACGATCCTCTCCCGCTCGGCGTCCGGCGCGCTCCCGCCGGGCGAGACCGCGCTCTTCAGCCGTCTGACCGCCGACGGAAGGCTCGTGCTCACGTGCCGCGGCGACGAGGAGGTGATCGTCGATCGAAGTGCGAGGCTCCGCCCAGAGACGCTCCGCGCCGGGGATCTCGTCCGCTACGACCGCGCCCTCTGGATCGCGCACGAGAAGATCGATCGGTCGAAGGGAGAGAGCTGGTTTCTGGAAGAGACCCCGAGGGAGACGCTCGACGACATCGGCGGCCTCGACGAGGAGATCGAGACGCTGAAGAGGATGCTCGCGTTCGGATGGACGCGCCGCGAGACCGCGCGGAAGTACGCGCTTCGGCGAAGGGGATCGGCGCTTCTCGTCGGGCCTCCGGGGAACGGCAAGACGCTCCTCGTCAAGGCGATCGCCAACTGGCTCGCGGCGGGCTCGCCGTCCGGCCGCTCGCTCTTCATGAACATCAAGCCGGCGAGCCTCCACTCGATGTGGTTCGCGCAGAGCGAGGCGAACTACCGCGAGGTCTTTCGCATCGCGCGCGAGGCGGGAGCCGAGGATCCGGACCGTCCGGTGGTCCTCTTCTTCGACGAGATCGACGCGATCGGCGAGGAGGGGCGCGGCGGAATCGCGCGCGACGTCGGCGACCGCGTCCTCAAGGCGTTTCTCACCGAGCTCGACGGTCTCGAATCGCGCGGCAACATCGTGGTGATCGGCGCGACGAACCGGCCGGACCGGCTCGGCCCAGCGCTCACCCGGTCCGGGCGGTTGGGCGACAAGCCGATTCGCATCCCGAGGCCGAACCGGGACGCGGCGCGCGAGATCTTCGAGAAGCACTTCGAACCGGAGATTCCCTACGCGTCGAACGGATGCGACGCCGCCGAGAGCCGCCGCACGATCATCGAGGCGGCGCTCGCGCGCATCTACTCGCCGAACGGGGAGAGCGATCTCGCGTCGCTCACCTTCCGAGACGGATCCAGAAAGACCGTTCGCGCGCGCGACCTCATCAGCGGGGCGGGGATCGCGAAGATCGCGCTGGCGTCGAAGGAGAGCGCGTGCCTCCGCGAGACGGAGCGCGGCGAGGAGGGGATCCTTCTCGAGGATGTGCTCTCGGCGACCGCGGAGGAGTTGGAATCGCTCGCGTCGTTTCTCACGCCGAGGAACTGCCGCGACTACCTGGCGGGTCTGCCGCAGGATCTCGACATCGTCGCGATCGAGCCGGTCCGGCGGAAGCTCCCGCGCATCCACCGCTATCTCGACGCGCGCTGACCGAGGCGCGTCCCGCGGAGGGATTGACATGAAGCGGCCGATCGTTCTTCCGAAACTGTGCGGCGCCGACGTCGAGGTCGCCAACTTCGTCGAGGGCGCGTGGAGCGGCTCCGGGAGCGGGCGCGAAGCTTCCCGCGCCCTCCTTCGCGAGATCCGCGGAATCCCGGGGCGAAACGAACGGTGGACGCGAACCGGCGGCGGAAACGGCTCCGGTAGGGGAGGCGTGCGCGTGCGGGGCGGGGAGCCGCCCGCCGCCGGAGAGGATCCGCGGGAGATCGGCCGCGTCTTTCTTCCTGAAAACGGAGGTTGCGCCTACATCGACCTGGATCATCTGGAGCTCTGCCTTCCCGAGGTCCTCGATGCGCGCGAGCACGCGGCGGCGTGGCACGCGATGCTTCGGATCGCGCGCTCGGCGCTCGTGAGCGCGAACGCGCGGAGGGACGGGGAGCGCAAGATCCGGATCCTCGTGAACAACAGCGACGGCCTCGGGCATTCGTACGGGGCGCATCTCGACTTCCTCGTCGCGCGCCGCGCCTACGAGGACATCTTCGACCGAAGGATGCAGTATCTTCTTTGGCTCGCTTCGTACATGGTCTCGAGCATCGTCTTCACAGGGCAGGGGAAGGTCGGGAGCGAGAACGGAGCGCCCGCGGCCGACTTCCAGATCTCCCAGCGCGCCGACTTCTTCGAGTGTCTGGTCGGACCGCAGACGACCTATCGCCGCCCGATCGTGAACAGCCGCGACGAGGCGCTCGTGGGCGGATGGATCCGCGGAAGCGCTCTTACGCTCCGCGATCTCATGGCGCGGATGCACGTGATCTTCTACGACTCGACGCTCGCCTATGCCGCCGGCCTTCTCAAGGTCGGCGTCTACCAAGTCATCCTCGCGATGATCGAGGCGGGCCTCGCGGGAGAGACGGATCTCATCCTCGAGGATCCACTCGCGGCCCTGCGCCTCTGGAGCCGCGATCTCGAGTTCCGGAGGCCGGCCCGGCTCCTCTCGGGGGAGCGGCTCACGGCGGTCGAGCTTCAGCGACGTTTTCGGGAGAAGGCCGCCCGTTTCGCAGAGCGGGACGACTGCGGCGGGGCGGTCCCCGGCGCGAAGGAGATCCTCGATCTCTGGGGGGAAACGCTCGAACGCCTGGAGGGGCGGGATCTCTCGGCGCTCGCTCCCCGCATCGATTGGGCGCTCAAGCTCCTGATCCTTCGCGGCGCGATGGATGCGCACCCTGAGCTCGACTGGGGATCCCCGAAGATGAAGATGCTCGACCACCTCTACTCGAGCCTCGACCCGGACGAGGGGCTCTTCTGGCCGTACGAACGGGCCGGCATGGTGGAGAAGCCGGTCCCCGAGTCGGCAGTCGAACGGTTCATGCATGAACCTCCGTGCGGGACGAGGGCGTTCACGCGGGCGATGCTTCTTCGCCGCGCGGATCCGGAGACGGTGGAGTCGGTCGACTGGGATTCGATTCGCTTCCGAATGTCGGACGGCGCGGTCCGAAGAACCGTCCGTCTCTGGAACCCGCTCGGCTTCGGGAGATCCGCGACCGAGCCCCTGTTCCGAAACGGATCGTCGATCGAGGAGATCGTGAGGAATCTGGCGGAGGGTCCGCCGGTCTAGCGTCAAGCCGTCAGAAACGTGCTCTTTGCGGAGCCGCGGGGCACAGAGCGAGGGGGTGCCGGCTCAGACAGTCCTCGCGCACCGGGCCCAAGGCATGGCGCCGGATCGGCGGGGCCCGGTGCGCTGCGGAACTCGCCGGGTTACCCCCTCGCCCCGTGCCCCGGCGAAGAAGACACGAGCGGTGTTTCTAACGGATCGAGGTTAGCTCGGATTCAAAGCGTTGCGAACCGGGAACGTCGGAGCCGAGAGGAGAAACGAAGATGGAAACGCGCGAAAGGCAGAGAGAGGAAACGGCGGCGATCCGGACGGGAGCGCCGGGGGACGGAGGCGGGGGAGACCTCGCGTCGCTCCGCGAGGCGGGGGCGCATCTTCTCCGAGCAGGAGACGAGGCGATCCGCAAGGTCCTCTCAATGGACAGCGAGAAGTTCCTCGAGGCGACGCGGCAGGAAGGAGGCGAGTAGTCTTGTCTTTCCCGCTCATGGGGGTCGAGACGGAGTATGCGATCTCCGGGTTCGACGCCGCGGGGAGCGCCGTCGGTTCCGGCGCGCTCGCGGAGGCGATGCTGAGGACGGCCTT
Encoded here:
- a CDS encoding ThiF family adenylyltransferase: MKSEASSIDAKGNHAPRPGKRVAVVGAGGVIGSHLLPHLARMTDVERVVLIDGDSYEPSNLYSQDIALPDIGERKVAVQARRMRRVNPSLQVIALPHRVEEIPAGLLRADAVLACLDSRSARQYVNEIAWRLGAPWIDAGVDGDNLLARINVYLPSRENPCLECGWGPRDYELIEQKYACSSLEGAASHGFSTNAPSHLGALAASLQIAECRKVLDGVFDPASAAEELLVDARHKRLFRTSARRNPDCLMDHSVWALDKAIGVPESAPLSELPAFRNGARGNAGSFFQVLGSRFVKRLTCTACGTAEEVWRLQRSIAAADRNCPACGGMRVAAGFDVADRLSSEEVPESVLRRPLGEVGMRREDILRVLEAGEEHWIEVIAG
- a CDS encoding proteasome accessory factor PafA2 family protein; this translates as MKRPIVLPKLCGADVEVANFVEGAWSGSGSGREASRALLREIRGIPGRNERWTRTGGGNGSGRGGVRVRGGEPPAAGEDPREIGRVFLPENGGCAYIDLDHLELCLPEVLDAREHAAAWHAMLRIARSALVSANARRDGERKIRILVNNSDGLGHSYGAHLDFLVARRAYEDIFDRRMQYLLWLASYMVSSIVFTGQGKVGSENGAPAADFQISQRADFFECLVGPQTTYRRPIVNSRDEALVGGWIRGSALTLRDLMARMHVIFYDSTLAYAAGLLKVGVYQVILAMIEAGLAGETDLILEDPLAALRLWSRDLEFRRPARLLSGERLTAVELQRRFREKAARFAERDDCGGAVPGAKEILDLWGETLERLEGRDLSALAPRIDWALKLLILRGAMDAHPELDWGSPKMKMLDHLYSSLDPDEGLFWPYERAGMVEKPVPESAVERFMHEPPCGTRAFTRAMLLRRADPETVESVDWDSIRFRMSDGAVRRTVRLWNPLGFGRSATEPLFRNGSSIEEIVRNLAEGPPV
- a CDS encoding ATP-binding cassette domain-containing protein, coding for MTLGGKPILQHVTIDFWPGHVHALIGPNGAGKSTLANTIMGLAGYQDYEGDVLLDGESLREVPIDERARRGITLGWQEPARFEGLLVRDYILAGAKNGSDEKVRDALLRVGLDPERYASRAVDKTLSGGERKRIELASILAMKPRIVLMDEPDSGIDVDALNRIFDAIRDLKARGATVILITHSLTVLKQAEHAFLFCNGKLIDKGSVDRIGRYFENQCLPCDHQDGRESLSPFPVRES
- a CDS encoding winged helix-turn-helix domain-containing protein; amino-acid sequence: MFMPEKDPKVEAQEILNKMMEVMEAIIRKEREVVRLSERTELLADDIALEVKDCVDLARGLLSVLADDAVRLPIAMDGRCIPRPRSKRKRRLLEEIARRGVASLTIDQTPDGSARVRVEGGDSFDMPRMGAELLALLAEPGGRNSPDGFVGWKTPDEIRFALRKRLGKKVSPRALAQGVCRLRDRLSRNGVNPELVQTRRGDGYRFALRIKETPGRL
- a CDS encoding AAA family ATPase, encoding MSRRIRETIEMRAFLLPLLSSPGNGPSLDQRIRHLQIFRGDGTDREKQERIDRFLLEEIARCRGGLEQAEEAQNQMKALFEKVLAPPLHPAVFLRYVSDERTRALVGCHSSRRVVTISNESEVGPLEIGDEVLLSNEQNTILSRSASGALPPGETALFSRLTADGRLVLTCRGDEEVIVDRSARLRPETLRAGDLVRYDRALWIAHEKIDRSKGESWFLEETPRETLDDIGGLDEEIETLKRMLAFGWTRRETARKYALRRRGSALLVGPPGNGKTLLVKAIANWLAAGSPSGRSLFMNIKPASLHSMWFAQSEANYREVFRIAREAGAEDPDRPVVLFFDEIDAIGEEGRGGIARDVGDRVLKAFLTELDGLESRGNIVVIGATNRPDRLGPALTRSGRLGDKPIRIPRPNRDAAREIFEKHFEPEIPYASNGCDAAESRRTIIEAALARIYSPNGESDLASLTFRDGSRKTVRARDLISGAGIAKIALASKESACLRETERGEEGILLEDVLSATAEELESLASFLTPRNCRDYLAGLPQDLDIVAIEPVRRKLPRIHRYLDAR